CTGGAAACCGTTAGATTCGCTCCGGGAAGgggggttctgcctccggcggctggggctccgccccagaccccgtagctcctgcttcgcaggagttccTGGGACCGtccacgcaacgactcgagcgtagcgagaggagcagcggggtctggggcggagccccagccgccggaggcaagcaGGGCCGGATCGGATTGCCACTTACTTTTGTTCTTGGAATCGCTGGCCGACTCTTTCGCTGTGCTTGAGGAACTTCTCGGCACATCTCATGATACAGGTCTCTTCCTTGGAAGTCAGGGTCTTGGATGTGAAGTCGTTGACACAGTCGCCGAAACATCTCTCGACAAGCGACGAGTACAGTCTCATGAAATCCTTCATTTGCTTTCTCTCGACGAGTTGCTGGAattcttgttgttcacGGGCGTTGAGTTGATCCATTTTGCTGTCTGGTGTGTTATCTGGTCTGTTCTGTTCGGGTCCagttgctgttgattcAGTCGGGTCGAGATATCTGTATAGTGGTGAAGCTGcttcaaatatcaaaaatttCAGTATGCTCAAATGAGTCTTTTACCCTAACGCATATTATTGCAAAATACACCGCTTATTGACAGAGGGGTCGACTATCCGGTTCACCTTAATCCACAAGTGAATCTATTTAAATTGGAAATTTCACATTATAAGCGAGTAATCGACTCAATTGCTTGAAACAGATGTTACTTGAAACAGATGCTTAGTGAGTGCTAATAGGAACTCCTGGCGAATCTGTGGCATTCGGCGAATATGCAATTATCTGCACCCCTGGCGACCCTGCATCAGGACTCGACTGACACTGGTGTGCCCTTGCTCTGTAATTTTCACTATCAAACTGCTTCACTAATCAGCTTCTAAGTCCCCTTAAGAGTAACTAGACACCTTCTATTACCAAATAACCTGCGCCAAATACACAGTTCTCATAGCCCAAACTCCTGACATCGGATCCATGTTTCGGTCTTCAGCTCCAAACCTGATTATTAAACGTCGTCaggctgcctccggcggctggggctccgccccagaccccgtagctcctgcttcgcaggagattgcgagGATTGCAGACCAAACGATTGACGTTGGCGAGAACTACCAGCCCAGGTCCCAGGTCAGTAGAGTCTCTCGAacttctgctgctatcGTCGGATCACGTTGTAGTTCCAAGATTCCGGTGCTGTCTACAAATTTTCCAAGGAATTTTATTGACTGAAAGGCATCTCTAGTCCTGGACCGAGttctacccctgagaagGACCCTGCGTCGTGATCTGCATGCATCGGCAATCCAGAGATCACTTTCTCCGTCCAACGATGTCATCAATATAAAAAAACTGGTTCTTATCCAGACAGCCTCCCGATACGTTCTTGTTTTACGGCAAGGTTTTATTTCAGTATTTGCTTCCATGGCACCTGACCCCACCAGGGTCTGTAATCTTCGACATCCGCGGAGTTCTTCATTTTGCCGGATAATTCTTTAGCACCTGATATCCTCTCCTTGATTGCTTCAACCGCGCTCAAAATTTACGGGAATTTCCCTGCCGAAAAGCCGTTAGTTCACCGGCCCCAGCTCCTTATCTCCGAGAGAGACCCGGTCCTACgatgctcgcgaagcgagcacaacggggtctggggcagcgcccagccgccggaggcacatgTGATTCCCCAACAGTTTCCGCTCGCTTTTTTATGTCCGAGTCTCCGTTGATCTCCGCTCCGGAGCATCTTCGAACCCGGTCGGCCCACCGGTTGTCCGTGCCGTGGCAGTTAAGCGGAAGAGATACCGGGTCGGGAGGCAATGgaaaagataaaataattaGCAAAGGTGTTAGAAAAGGGTGTGAGAAAACAATTGGGTCATTTGTTGGCCGTTTGGACGGATATGAGAAACTCTGTTATTGGCCGTACGGCCGCCCGTACCATAGCGGCCTCGGTAACTGCATTGATCCTCTCCGGAAAAAGTACCGAACTTTTGTGgggaaataaatatgctCCGACATGTGCATATTCATATATATCTACAAACCGATCCGGAGAGATAGGAgttgttcttgttctctATATATACCAGTTATATTCCACAGTATCTGTGTCAATTAAAACTTGGATTTAACtcattttttgattttttggtttggggTTTCTTTGGTTAAGGAATTTCTTATTCACACATTTTAGACTCACGTTTGTTCTACAcagtttttgaaattatttaaaaTGCCTAATACTCTCGGTCAATCTTACCTTCAAACTTCACcttggaagaagaatcttTTCGACGGCAAAGTTGTCTTTGTCAcaggtggtgctggaagtATCTGTCGTGTAGAAGTCGAGGCTCTGGTACTTCTTGGAgccaatgctgctattattgGTCGACGTAAGGATGTGACTGAAAAGGCAGCAGAGGAGATTGGTCAACTCCGACCTGGCGCCAAAGTCATTGGTATTGGCGGTGTGGATGTGAGAGACGTGAAATCTTTGGCAAgtgctgttgatactaCTGTCGGTCAACTTGGCAGAATCGATTTTGTCattgctggagctgctggtaactTCCTGGCTAACGTTGCTAATCTATCAGCCAATGCTTTTAAGACAGTTGTTGACATTGATCTGCTCGGTTCCTACAATACTTTCAAGGCCACTTTTGACGAATTGCGCAAGAACAAGGGTCATATCATCTTTATTTCTGCTACTTTACATTATACCGGCTTGCCAATGCAAGTGCatgcttctgctgccaaggccGGCGTGGACTCATTAATGCGAACTTTGGCTGTCGAGTTGGGTCCTCTTGGAATCCGTTCGAATGCTATTGCCCCTGGCCCAATTGCTGGAACTGAAGGAATGGACCGTTTGAGCGGAAAGAACGACCCAAACAGATTCAATAGAATTCCTCTTCAAAGATACGGAACTACCACCGAGATTGCTGATGCCACTGTCTACCTATTTTCGGACGCTTCTAGTTATATCACCGGTACTGTCACTGTGGTTGACGGTGGAAGCTGGCAAACCGGATCCGTCACCGCGTCCTCGGCCATGTATCCCACCAAAATCACTGAACTCAACAGCAAGACTGCCAAGTTGTAATTGTGGATGCTACAGAATGTTATAGCTATTGTTAATATGGATTGTGGATTGAATTTCAGGGATTGGCGacggcctccggcggctggggcgctgccccagaccccgttgtgctcgcttcgcgagctgaTACGCGAGGGAAGCAATAAACTTTGAAGTAGTAGGCTACTTACATATCTAGAGGCGTATTTAGTGATTCTGTAGACTGTATGGGGCTGTTATATAGGTGCTAATAGGCGACGGCATTTGTGCTTTTGTAAGTCTGATGATGGATCCAAGGGGTTCACAAAACATAAAAATGGTTCGATGGTCTAGTTGGTTATGGCATCTGCTTAACACGCAGAACGTCCCCAGTTCGATCCTGGGTCGAATCaagtttttcttttttgctttATTCGTCGTTAATTACCACTAAGTTCCGGGGTGGAGTCTTCAGATGTTCGTCTTCGGTTGAATTTGTCTggtcttgtttcttttttgttgcaTGTCAATCCTCGATAACTGCTCACTGGCAACTACAGGCCTAGACTCGGGTTGCGTTCCATCCGGCATTTCGGCTGTAGGTACCGAGATTGAACCGTCGGTGCGATGTGGGGTAAAAATCATCCGACAAACTATAAAGGCCGGACTCTGAGGACTATTGTCTGGTCACTAATACCGGTCATTAATTATCGCCATAATGGCACTGAATTCTGCTGTTCTCCCCAATGCCACTTCTAATGTGGTCATTGGTGGCATTCATTACGACACAACTACCGAGCCACCCAGAGCTCTGGCTGAGGAACGGAAGAACGTAACTTTCAATGTCAGGGACATGTCCTATTTCATTGATGGCAGTAAAGAAGTTACCGAAAGATTCGAGGATTTTATGAATCAGATTGAACGTGATCCACTGTTCTCAAATGATGCTTTCTATGATCTGACTCTGGACAAGAAGAGAGAGCTCACTATGGCCCGTGTCGCTCAAGCTTTTAAATACATGGACAAGTACAAGACTACTAAAGAAAGGGCTGATTTACTACTGGTAATTGGTTTAGCTGATCCAAGTGTAAACACTCGTATGTTTGTTCATTTCAATTTATTTCTCAGTGGAGTTCAGGGCTCAGGAACTGATGCTCAACTGAAATATTGGGCCAGTCGGGGTGCTGTTACCGGCCATAAATTCTATGGATGTTTCGCTATGACTGAAGCAGGTCATGGTTCCAATGTAGCTGGTCTTGAGACAACTGCTGTATTTGATGAAGCAACTGATGAGTTTGTCATTAACACGCCTAATCAGGCTGCTGCAAAGGTGAGTTTATATCATGATTTCATTAGGAACTGGAGTCCTAGGTATGATCTGCCCCCATTATAGATTCTAACGTTATAGTGGTGGATTGGTGGAGCTGCTCATACAGCCACTCACACTTTGTGCTTTGCAAGACTGATTGTCAAAGGCAAGGATTATGGAGTCAAGAATTTTGTGGTGCCATTGAGAAACATTCATGACCACTCTTTAAAACCAGGTATTGCAGTTGGCGATATTGGTAAAAAGATGGGCCGTGATGGTGTCGACAATGGGTGGATCACATTCTCCAATGTCCGTATTCCCAGAACTTTCATGATGATGAGGTTTGCCAGAGTCGATAAGAATGGAAACGTAACACAACCTCCTTTAGCCCAGCTCGCTTATGGCGCTTTAATTGGTGGAAGAGTATCCATGGCAGCTGATTCGTTTCAAGTTGCAAAGAAATTTATTACTATTGCAGTCAGATATGGAGCAGCTCGTCGTCAGTTTTCATCAGAAGACGGACAGCCAGAAACTAAATTATTGGACTATACCTATCATCAGCGACGTCTTCTTCCCTTACTGGCTTACACATACGCTATGCGtacagctgctgatggACTATACGATATGTATTATAACGCCACGGAGAAATTGGCTAATACCAATGTTTCTGATAAACAAGGTTTACAATCGGCCATTGAAGACATTAAGGAGCTGTTTTCATTATCGGCTGGACTCAAGGCATTTTCTACATGGGGTTGTGGTCatattattgatgaagcaCGTCAGAGTTGTGGTGGCCATGGCTATAGTAGTTATAATGCGTTTGGTCCTGGCTATGCTGATTGGATAGTCAACACTATTTGGGAAGGAGATAATAACGTCTTGACATTATCTGCAGGACGAGCGCTGGTTCAAAGTGGCGTTGCCCTCCGTAAGGGAAAGAGATTGGGCGGTCCCGTTGAGTACCTGAGTCGTAGTGAGGAATTGAAAAACGCCGGCTTAGGATCTAATCACGATAGTGCGCTTCGTGACCCTGCTACTATAATAAAATCCTGGGAATCTATTTGCTCCCAAGCCATCAACAGTACAGTGGACAAATTTTTGGAACTAACTCAGAAGGAAAACCTGAGTTTGACACAGGCATTTGAACAGCTGTCTCTTCAGCGGTTCCAAATTGCTCGAATTCATACAAGATTATATGTTATTCGATCTTTTTTTGAGCGTGTTGAAAAAACGCAAGACGGTCCCTTGAAGAAAGCTGTTTTGGATGTTGCTCTATTATTTGCTTTGTGGTCGATTGAAAATGAAAGCGGTATTTTCCTCAAATATAACTTTTTCACTCCGGATGATCTCGATACCATTACTGAGCTTGTCAATGAGTACTGTAGGAAGGTTCGTGTGAATGCAATTGGTCTTACTGATGCTTTTAATTTGAGCGACTATTATATCAACTCTGCAATTGGAAATTATAATGGCGACTTTTACAAAAGCTACTTTGAAAAGGTTACCAGAAGAAACCCTCCCGAGGAAATTAGACCGCCCTATTATGACTCCCTTATGAGACCGTTCTTTGACCGAACTAATGATGAAGCttaaattatatattttgaatACATTCATTTTTAACTACttttttaaattattttaCTGACGTTTTACTGTTAACTCCTTCTCAGACCCTGTTTGCCCACGATGTAGGGTCAGCGGGCCTCGGGGCCTCTGAGGATTCGCTTCAATGCTTCTCTGCATGGAACAAATCCGTGCATATGGGGCAGCATCTGCCGAGGCAAACATAATCGGTGCAACGATAACATTAGTTACCAACTTACCAACTTACAATAGAAATCTCAACTAATCAGTGAGCATGGCTTTATCATTCGAAAAACGAGTGCTGtctgtatatattttgttaaAATCTAGTATGTTACAGCCCGTAATAAGGCGGTCGATGGCCATCTCTAACCAAATATAGCTCCAGCCCTGTTAACAGCGGTTGTCAAGTACTATACAGTTGGTGTGGGATATGAAGGACCATTGTCAAATGTTTTACTTTTAACTATGGCCCGATTAGTGGCTTCTACATTGACAGTTGAACAGCAAAGGtatgtttcttttttgtgaAAGCCAGTGCAAGATCTAACCATTGCTAGACATTTCCTTCCCGTAGTACCGATCAGTAGACTCCTGAGGAAACTTGAATCAAAGGCCGAAGGATTGAATAACTACAATAAACAATATAGAGATACCAAGGCATTTTGGATTGTCGAGGCAGAAGACCGCAAAACTAATGATCCCGTTCTGTTATATGCTCATGGCGGCGGTTACATTTTCCCATCTATGAGACTACATATCAAATACCTTATCAGTCTGTATAGGGCGATTAATAATCCTCGACTTTCTATCTTGGCAATTGATTATAGCTTGGCACCTGAAGTTGTATTTCCCGCTGCTTTAACCGAGATCGCAACTGTTTATTCAGAGCTTGTCGATCACGACGGCTGCAACAACATCATTCTTTCAGGAGATTCGGCTGGAGGTAACCTTTGCATTGTACTAAGTGCACATTTAAAACATCATTATGAAGACTTGTCTGTGCCGAGCAGGTATGTTCAGCCTATTGCAGAGGTACTGATCTCACCCTGGGTGGAATTGGACCCTGTCTTGCAAGGGTCTTATGTTTCCAACAAGGATTCAGATGTTTTAGGTGGAAGCTTTCTAAAAGAGGTTTCGAAACTTTACTGCCCAGATAATAAACTTCAACAGAGTCCCTTTGTGAATCCAGCCCGATCCAAACCGGAATTCTGGGAAGGAGTATTTCCCGAAAAGACCTTGGTGACTTTTGGTCAAAATGAGATTATGAGagatgatattattaaattTGCCAGAATTGCATCCATAGAGCATAGATACGGAGATATCGGTGGTTTTCATTGTTCTGTATTGTCAGCAAAGAACTATGATCAGAACAAACTGTTCAACGGGATTGTCTCATTCATACAAAGGTCACTACAGCAAACTGTCGgattggctgctggtgaagctACTGCTGTAGATATAGAGGCCCTAGAGAGTAGGAACAAAGTGATGCGCACTAGTAAGCTTTAAAATTAGTAGTATGGACGAATAACAGTACAGTAGAGGACTCAAAGAgtgtattatttatttattttgtataCTATAACAGAGAGTGTGTTTACATATGATGAACAGAACTGTTTCTCGAGAGACGTCTCAAAGGCTTACCAATAAAGTACATGACCACTGCCAAAGCAAGAGGCCCAATGGCAACAGCATAGACAACCATTATAGATGTAGTATA
The Sugiyamaella lignohabitans strain CBS 10342 chromosome A, complete sequence genome window above contains:
- the SPS19 gene encoding Sps19p (Peroxisomal 2,4-dienoyl-CoA reductase; auxiliary enzyme of fatty acid beta-oxidation; homodimeric enzyme required for growth and sporulation on petroselineate medium; expression induced during late sporulation and in the presence of oleate; GO_component: GO:0005782 - peroxisomal matrix [Evidence IDA] [PMID 9268358]; GO_component: GO:0005777 - peroxisome [Evidence IEA,IEA]; GO_function: GO:0008670 - 2,4-dienoyl-CoA reductase (NADPH) activity [Evidence IEA]; GO_function: GO:0008670 - 2,4-dienoyl-CoA reductase (NADPH) activity [Evidence IDA,ISS] [PMID 9268358]; GO_function: GO:0016491 - oxidoreductase activity [Evidence IEA]; GO_process: GO:0030437 - ascospore formation [Evidence IEP,IMP] [PMID 7969036]; GO_process: GO:0009062 - fatty acid catabolic process [Evidence IDA,ISS] [PMID 9268358]; GO_process: GO:0055114 - oxidation-reduction process [Evidence IEA]; GO_process: GO:0030435 - sporulation resulting in formation of a cellular spore [Evidence IEA]), with protein sequence MPNTLGQSYLQTSPWKKNLFDGKVVFVTGGAGSICRVEVEALVLLGANAAIIGRRKDVTEKAAEEIGQLRPGAKVIGIGGVDVRDVKSLASAVDTTVGQLGRIDFVIAGAAGNFLANVANLSANAFKTVVDIDLLGSYNTFKATFDELRKNKGHIIFISATLHYTGLPMQVHASAAKAGVDSLMRTLAVELGPLGIRSNAIAPGPIAGTEGMDRLSGKNDPNRFNRIPLQRYGTTTEIADATVYLFSDASSYITGTVTVVDGGSWQTGSVTASSAMYPTKITELNSKTAKL
- the POX1 gene encoding acyl-CoA oxidase (Fatty-acyl coenzyme A oxidase; involved in the fatty acid beta-oxidation pathway; localized to the peroxisomal matrix; GO_component: GO:0005782 - peroxisomal matrix [Evidence IDA] [PMID 11967269]; GO_component: GO:0005777 - peroxisome [Evidence IEA,IEA,IEA]; GO_function: GO:0003995 - acyl-CoA dehydrogenase activity [Evidence IEA]; GO_function: GO:0003997 - acyl-CoA oxidase activity [Evidence IEA,IEA]; GO_function: GO:0003997 - acyl-CoA oxidase activity [Evidence ISA] [PMID 2189786]; GO_function: GO:0050660 - flavin adenine dinucleotide binding [Evidence IEA]; GO_function: GO:0016491 - oxidoreductase activity [Evidence IEA]; GO_function: GO:0016627 - oxidoreductase activity, acting on the CH-CH group of donors [Evidence IEA]; GO_process: GO:0006635 - fatty acid beta-oxidation [Evidence IEA]; GO_process: GO:0006635 - fatty acid beta-oxidation [Evidence IMP] [PMID 12819196]; GO_process: GO:0033540 - fatty acid beta-oxidation using acyl-CoA oxidase [Evidence IEA]; GO_process: GO:0033540 - fatty acid beta-oxidation using acyl-CoA oxidase [Evidence ISA] [PMID 2189786]; GO_process: GO:0006631 - fatty acid metabolic process [Evidence IEA,IEA]; GO_process: GO:0006629 - lipid metabolic process [Evidence IEA]; GO_process: GO:0008152 - metabolic process [Evidence IEA]; GO_process: GO:0055114 - oxidation-reduction process [Evidence IEA,IEA]) translates to MALNSAVLPNATSNVVIGGIHYDTTTEPPRALAEERKNVTFNVRDMSYFIDGSKEVTERFEDFMNQIERDPLFSNDAFYDLTLDKKRELTMARVAQAFKYMDKYKTTKERADLLLVIGLADPSVNTRMFVHFNLFLSGVQGSGTDAQLKYWASRGAVTGHKFYGCFAMTEAGHGSNVAGLETTAVFDEATDEFVINTPNQAAAKVSLYHDFIRNWSPRYDLPPL
- the POX1 gene encoding acyl-CoA oxidase (Fatty-acyl coenzyme A oxidase; involved in the fatty acid beta-oxidation pathway; localized to the peroxisomal matrix; GO_component: GO:0005782 - peroxisomal matrix [Evidence IDA] [PMID 11967269]; GO_component: GO:0005777 - peroxisome [Evidence IEA,IEA,IEA]; GO_function: GO:0003995 - acyl-CoA dehydrogenase activity [Evidence IEA]; GO_function: GO:0003997 - acyl-CoA oxidase activity [Evidence IEA,IEA]; GO_function: GO:0003997 - acyl-CoA oxidase activity [Evidence ISA] [PMID 2189786]; GO_function: GO:0050660 - flavin adenine dinucleotide binding [Evidence IEA]; GO_function: GO:0016491 - oxidoreductase activity [Evidence IEA]; GO_function: GO:0016627 - oxidoreductase activity, acting on the CH-CH group of donors [Evidence IEA]; GO_process: GO:0006635 - fatty acid beta-oxidation [Evidence IEA]; GO_process: GO:0006635 - fatty acid beta-oxidation [Evidence IMP] [PMID 12819196]; GO_process: GO:0033540 - fatty acid beta-oxidation using acyl-CoA oxidase [Evidence IEA]; GO_process: GO:0033540 - fatty acid beta-oxidation using acyl-CoA oxidase [Evidence ISA] [PMID 2189786]; GO_process: GO:0006631 - fatty acid metabolic process [Evidence IEA,IEA]; GO_process: GO:0006629 - lipid metabolic process [Evidence IEA]; GO_process: GO:0008152 - metabolic process [Evidence IEA]; GO_process: GO:0055114 - oxidation-reduction process [Evidence IEA,IEA]), yielding MGRDGVDNGWITFSNVRIPRTFMMMRFARVDKNGNVTQPPLAQLAYGALIGGRVSMAADSFQVAKKFITIAVRYGAARRQFSSEDGQPETKLLDYTYHQRRLLPLLAYTYAMRTAADGLYDMYYNATEKLANTNVSDKQGLQSAIEDIKELFSLSAGLKAFSTWGCGHIIDEARQSCGGHGYSSYNAFGPGYADWIVNTIWEGDNNVLTLSAGRALVQSGVALRKGKRLGGPVEYLSRSEELKNAGLGSNHDSALRDPATIIKSWESICSQAINSTVDKFLELTQKENLSLTQAFEQLSLQRFQIARIHTRLYVIRSFFERVEKTQDGPLKKAVLDVALLFALWSIENESGIFLKYNFFTPDDLDTITELVNEYCRKVRVNAIGLTDAFNLSDYYINSAIGNYNGDFYKSYFEKVTRRNPPEEIRPPYYDSLMRPFFDRTNDEA